The following are encoded in a window of Natrononativus amylolyticus genomic DNA:
- a CDS encoding hybrid sensor histidine kinase/response regulator: protein MTTTATAGVELLLVEDRDADARFVERLIHEHQSARDPDGERGPIEVVDVVHVNRLADGLERVRTTAPDVVLLDLMLPDSRGLETVDRMVAHAPNVPVVVLTGQNETSVGVEAIQRGAQDYLNKGTATGELIVRTLRYAIERARHQRTLVDRNHRLALLNQIVRQDIRNDVSMIVGLGDQLRTRADPADEDAIEALLEAAHHAVDLTDTAAEVIDVIAGDDLEREPCDLLAVLESAVARLRRDRNLEIDVDRSGVEDEPIIVSASPMLESVFTHLLENAVDHSDRATPRVAVTTAATADRATVEIADDGVGIPDAQKELLADPDARLDSRSGMGVGLYLVTNLLEAFDGRLEIGDNYPRGARVTVTLSRISDREP, encoded by the coding sequence GTGACGACCACCGCGACGGCCGGCGTCGAATTACTCCTCGTCGAAGACAGGGACGCGGACGCGCGGTTCGTCGAACGACTCATTCACGAACACCAATCGGCGCGCGATCCGGACGGGGAGCGCGGTCCGATCGAGGTCGTCGACGTCGTCCACGTAAACCGCCTCGCCGACGGGCTCGAGCGGGTCCGGACGACGGCGCCCGACGTGGTTCTCCTCGATCTCATGCTGCCGGACAGCAGAGGTCTCGAGACGGTCGACCGGATGGTCGCGCACGCGCCGAACGTCCCGGTCGTCGTCCTGACCGGACAGAACGAGACGAGCGTCGGCGTCGAGGCCATCCAGCGCGGTGCACAGGACTACCTGAACAAGGGAACCGCGACCGGCGAACTGATTGTACGGACCCTTCGGTACGCCATCGAGCGCGCCCGACACCAGCGCACGCTCGTCGACCGAAACCACCGGCTCGCACTGTTGAACCAGATCGTCAGACAGGACATCCGGAACGACGTGAGCATGATCGTCGGCCTGGGCGACCAGCTCCGGACGCGCGCCGATCCGGCAGACGAAGACGCGATCGAGGCGCTCCTGGAGGCCGCCCACCACGCCGTCGATCTCACCGATACCGCCGCGGAAGTCATCGACGTCATCGCCGGCGACGACCTCGAGCGCGAGCCCTGCGACCTGCTCGCCGTCCTCGAGTCGGCGGTAGCACGACTGCGGCGCGACCGCAACCTCGAGATCGACGTCGACCGCTCCGGGGTCGAAGACGAGCCGATAATCGTGTCCGCGTCGCCGATGCTCGAGTCCGTGTTCACGCACCTCCTCGAGAACGCCGTGGATCACTCGGATCGAGCCACGCCCCGGGTGGCGGTGACGACCGCCGCCACGGCCGACCGCGCGACCGTCGAAATCGCGGACGACGGCGTCGGCATCCCCGACGCCCAGAAGGAACTGCTCGCCGACCCCGACGCACGTCTGGACAGTCGCTCGGGGATGGGCGTCGGCCTCTATCTGGTGACGAACCTGCTCGAGGCGTTCGACGGGCGCCTCGAGATAGGCGACAACTACCCGCGCGGAGCGCGCGTCACCGTCACGCTGTCGCGGATCTCGGATCGGGAACCGTAG
- a CDS encoding winged helix-turn-helix transcriptional regulator, whose translation MVRHDSGVSVDDRVALDVLSLLSGKWHPVVVLTLTRNGPMGFNELLEAIPDVSGKVLSGTLEALSDAGLVRRRVVSESPLRVEYTLTAAGRDTESIFAELTRWGGRHLESTTPSVVLADGDRRITDMYGEWLTDRYTVFRTHNGDELGSHLEETTDVVIFDEGLPGVDPRDVPDMVGSTCRTIALVGDRPGAGLLEIECDDVLRKPVVRETVLEAIDEQLRRRGEPAARRDRAALAAKLELLESIHPRERLRTAEAYVDARERLADLAE comes from the coding sequence ATGGTTCGCCATGACAGTGGCGTTTCGGTCGACGACCGCGTCGCACTGGACGTGCTCTCGTTGCTCTCGGGGAAGTGGCACCCGGTCGTCGTTCTCACTCTCACGCGCAACGGGCCGATGGGGTTCAACGAACTGCTCGAGGCCATTCCCGACGTCTCCGGAAAGGTGCTCTCGGGGACGCTCGAGGCGCTGTCCGACGCCGGGTTAGTCAGGCGACGCGTCGTCAGCGAATCCCCGCTGCGAGTCGAGTACACGCTCACCGCGGCCGGACGGGACACGGAGTCGATCTTCGCGGAACTCACGCGGTGGGGCGGGCGTCACCTCGAGTCCACGACGCCGAGCGTGGTGCTCGCGGACGGCGACCGGCGGATCACCGACATGTACGGCGAGTGGCTGACCGACCGGTACACCGTCTTTCGAACGCACAACGGCGACGAGCTCGGGTCGCACCTCGAGGAGACGACGGACGTCGTGATCTTCGACGAGGGGCTTCCCGGCGTCGATCCGCGGGACGTTCCGGACATGGTCGGCTCGACCTGCCGGACGATCGCACTCGTCGGGGACCGCCCCGGCGCTGGGCTTCTCGAGATCGAGTGCGACGACGTCCTCCGGAAACCGGTCGTCCGGGAGACGGTTCTCGAGGCGATCGACGAGCAGCTGCGCCGCCGCGGCGAACCCGCCGCCCGACGCGACCGGGCGGCGCTGGCCGCGAAACTCGAGCTCCTCGAGTCGATCCATCCGCGTGAGCGGCTTCGGACGGCCGAGGCGTACGTCGACGCGCGCGAGCGACTCGCCGACCTCGCGGAGTAA
- a CDS encoding histidine kinase N-terminal 7TM domain-containing protein, translated as MPHEFTTGHALSLLVVGLLNLALAAYILRTRSRHDVIPLGIFLVGIALWTIPQGLLLVETDPAVGFALAKTVDSGAVIMSTGLFHFAMAYAGREDWLRLRRLGAVYAITGAWVVLTWTNPAHGLMHDPMQFTEVLLPVEEYQNPIYWVYVFYNWTLSGAGIYVFFLEYLDARGSDVYHKQARLVLLAPLIPGVANVLAFNETTAINYSVWGFGATGILIAVALYRYRWLDLVPVARDRVIDGMQDGYLVVDHKRRVVDLNPAARTLLEDDNVVGSPIDTVLPECRPLLDGETREVTITRNGAVVDASVSALADDRIDGFVLMLRDVTEQRRAEKRFQALIENVSDLITVVDDDGRVTYASPSVRPAIGYRPEELAGEFLLEFVHADDRSDAAEAFAALRDGPAAETRFEYRLRHRDGSWVVLEGVAVDLLENDIVGGIVINSRDVTERNDRERELERTNRRLEEFAGVISHDLRTPLRIAKTYAEFAEASAKADDFRAVSDAHDRMERMITSLLTMARTGVTLEEPSPVVLAAVVEDAWEITRRDGATLDCDLDLDWSVVGDRDQLLHVFENLFRNAIEHNDAPVALRVSHLGDDPDRGFAVADDGVGIPPEYRELVFERGQTTSEEGAGFGLAIVRDVVEAHGWTIDACESRDGGARFEITFDSPTA; from the coding sequence GTGCCACACGAGTTCACGACGGGACACGCGCTGAGTCTCCTCGTCGTCGGACTTCTGAATCTCGCACTCGCCGCCTACATCCTCCGGACGCGCTCGAGGCACGACGTGATCCCGCTCGGGATTTTCCTCGTGGGGATTGCGCTGTGGACGATCCCACAGGGTCTGCTCCTCGTCGAAACCGACCCCGCGGTCGGGTTCGCGCTGGCGAAGACGGTCGACTCCGGCGCCGTCATCATGTCGACCGGACTGTTTCACTTCGCGATGGCCTACGCCGGCCGCGAGGACTGGCTCCGCCTCCGTCGGCTCGGAGCCGTCTACGCGATCACCGGCGCCTGGGTCGTGCTGACGTGGACGAACCCCGCCCACGGGCTGATGCACGATCCGATGCAGTTCACCGAGGTTCTGCTCCCGGTCGAAGAGTACCAGAACCCGATCTACTGGGTGTACGTCTTTTACAACTGGACGCTCTCGGGCGCGGGGATCTACGTGTTCTTCCTCGAGTATCTCGACGCCAGGGGTAGCGACGTCTACCACAAGCAGGCGCGGCTGGTTCTGCTGGCGCCGCTGATTCCGGGCGTCGCGAACGTGCTCGCGTTCAACGAGACGACGGCGATCAACTACTCCGTCTGGGGCTTCGGCGCGACCGGCATCCTGATCGCCGTCGCCCTCTATCGGTATCGCTGGCTCGACCTCGTTCCGGTCGCGCGCGATCGGGTCATCGACGGGATGCAGGACGGCTACCTCGTCGTCGATCACAAACGGCGCGTGGTCGATCTCAACCCCGCGGCGCGAACGCTGCTCGAGGACGACAACGTCGTCGGCAGCCCGATCGACACCGTGTTGCCGGAGTGTCGCCCCCTCCTCGACGGCGAGACGCGCGAGGTGACGATCACCAGGAATGGGGCCGTCGTCGACGCGAGCGTCTCCGCTCTCGCGGACGACCGGATCGACGGGTTCGTGTTGATGCTCAGGGACGTCACCGAGCAGCGCCGGGCCGAAAAGCGCTTTCAGGCGCTCATCGAGAACGTCTCCGATCTGATCACGGTCGTAGACGACGACGGACGGGTCACATACGCCAGCCCGTCCGTTCGCCCCGCCATCGGCTACCGGCCCGAGGAACTCGCCGGCGAGTTCCTCCTCGAGTTCGTTCACGCCGACGACCGGTCCGACGCAGCCGAGGCGTTCGCCGCGCTTCGAGACGGACCGGCCGCCGAGACGCGCTTCGAGTACCGTCTGCGCCACCGCGACGGGTCGTGGGTCGTCCTCGAGGGCGTCGCCGTCGACTTGCTCGAGAACGACATCGTCGGCGGCATCGTCATCAACTCCAGGGACGTCACCGAGCGCAACGACCGCGAACGCGAACTCGAGCGAACTAACCGGCGCCTCGAGGAGTTCGCGGGCGTCATCAGTCACGACCTGCGGACGCCGCTGCGGATCGCCAAAACGTACGCGGAGTTCGCCGAAGCCTCCGCGAAGGCGGACGACTTTCGGGCGGTCTCCGACGCACACGACCGCATGGAGCGGATGATCACGAGTCTGCTGACGATGGCCCGGACGGGAGTCACGCTCGAGGAGCCGTCGCCCGTGGTCCTGGCGGCGGTCGTCGAGGACGCGTGGGAGATCACCCGCCGGGACGGGGCGACGCTCGACTGCGATCTCGATCTCGACTGGTCGGTCGTCGGCGACCGCGATCAGTTGCTCCACGTCTTCGAGAACCTCTTTCGGAACGCGATCGAGCACAACGACGCGCCCGTCGCGCTCCGGGTGAGTCACCTCGGGGACGATCCCGACCGCGGATTCGCCGTGGCGGACGACGGCGTCGGTATCCCGCCGGAGTACCGGGAACTGGTGTTCGAACGCGGGCAGACGACGAGCGAGGAGGGCGCCGGATTCGGCCTCGCGATCGTCCGCGACGTGGTCGAAGCTCACGGCTGGACGATCGACGCCTGCGAGAGCCGCGACGGCGGCGCTCGGTTCGAAATCACGTTCGACTCGCCGACGGCCTGA